One stretch of Streptomyces sp. NBC_00443 DNA includes these proteins:
- a CDS encoding DUF3152 domain-containing protein: MGRHSRRGSAAKPKRDTADTTARQDSRGAQPEPGTAQRGTPVPGVGPGRAPGARPPGPAPGAGPGGWPQSGGPGGGRRVPGPPPARQGMPPGGAPPYAERGFPDGTPVQGVPRLPDGTPAHGFPTLPDGTPAHGFPRFPDGTPAHGVPRFADGTPAHGTPQARAGHPEQRESGGGWGDLRGRTGVAYGAPAAAGAPPVTGVPVPRPRRAAPSEGPRQDYLEAFEGDADVDVFAPRTTETAHASDPYASVTDWDTRTGAGGADGTGTHAGTDGDDDDAPPTGEPVAAKGSKGRAFSGIAAAAVVTVLAVVVAGQVAKGREDGDAQSQSATDQGRDARDSASRGDGRPTPDSSPSVPAPLTYEQKMGETYALGAKLKGSGKFDAVPGIAKAPGKGQKYTYRVDVEQGLGLDGELFAEAVQKTLNDDRSWAHNGARTFERIYSGKPDFVITLASPGTTADWCDKSGLDTTVDNVSCDSAATERVMINAYRWAQGSETYGDRIHEYRQMLINHEVGHRLGYSHVTCDKDGELAPVMQQQTKFLDHDGIRCRANPWMYPGS, translated from the coding sequence GTGGGACGCCACAGCAGGCGCGGGTCCGCCGCCAAGCCCAAGCGCGACACCGCGGACACAACCGCACGACAGGACTCCCGGGGAGCACAGCCGGAGCCGGGCACGGCCCAGCGGGGGACCCCCGTGCCGGGCGTGGGGCCCGGTAGGGCTCCGGGTGCCCGACCTCCTGGTCCGGCCCCGGGCGCGGGCCCGGGCGGTTGGCCGCAGTCCGGCGGACCCGGCGGCGGTCGCCGGGTGCCGGGGCCGCCGCCCGCCCGGCAGGGGATGCCCCCGGGTGGAGCTCCGCCGTACGCAGAACGCGGCTTCCCTGACGGCACGCCCGTGCAGGGGGTCCCGAGGCTGCCCGACGGCACGCCTGCTCACGGCTTCCCGACGCTGCCTGACGGCACGCCCGCACATGGCTTTCCGAGGTTCCCCGACGGCACCCCTGCGCACGGCGTGCCCCGTTTCGCCGACGGTACGCCCGCCCACGGCACCCCCCAGGCCCGTGCCGGCCACCCCGAGCAGCGTGAATCCGGCGGTGGCTGGGGCGACTTGAGGGGGCGCACCGGCGTTGCCTACGGCGCGCCCGCGGCGGCCGGCGCCCCGCCCGTGACCGGCGTTCCCGTGCCGCGGCCCCGGCGGGCAGCGCCGTCCGAAGGGCCCCGGCAGGACTACCTCGAGGCCTTCGAAGGCGACGCGGACGTCGACGTCTTCGCGCCCCGTACGACCGAGACCGCGCACGCCTCCGACCCGTACGCCTCCGTCACCGACTGGGACACCAGGACCGGCGCCGGTGGCGCGGACGGCACCGGGACGCATGCCGGCACCGACGGCGATGACGACGACGCCCCGCCGACCGGCGAGCCCGTGGCGGCGAAGGGCTCCAAGGGCCGGGCCTTCTCCGGCATCGCCGCTGCCGCCGTCGTCACCGTGCTGGCCGTCGTCGTGGCCGGTCAGGTCGCGAAGGGGCGGGAGGACGGCGACGCACAGTCGCAGTCAGCCACCGACCAGGGGCGGGACGCCCGGGATTCGGCGTCGCGCGGCGACGGGCGGCCGACGCCGGACAGCTCGCCGAGTGTGCCGGCGCCGCTGACGTACGAGCAGAAGATGGGCGAGACGTACGCGCTCGGCGCCAAGCTCAAGGGGTCGGGCAAGTTCGACGCGGTCCCGGGGATCGCCAAGGCGCCCGGCAAGGGGCAGAAGTACACCTATCGCGTGGACGTGGAGCAGGGGCTCGGCCTCGACGGCGAGCTCTTCGCCGAGGCCGTGCAGAAGACGCTCAACGACGACCGGAGCTGGGCGCACAACGGCGCCCGTACCTTCGAGCGCATCTACTCCGGCAAGCCGGACTTCGTGATCACGCTGGCCAGTCCGGGTACGACGGCCGACTGGTGTGACAAGTCCGGTCTGGACACCACCGTCGACAACGTGTCGTGCGACTCCGCCGCCACCGAGCGCGTCATGATCAACGCGTACAGATGGGCGCAGGGGTCGGAGACGTACGGTGATCGCATCCACGAGTACCGGCAGATGCTGATCAACCACGAGGTCGGTCACCGGCTCGGCTACTCCCATGTGACCTGCGACAAGGACGGCGAGCTCGCCCCGGTCATGCAGCAGCAGACCAAGTTCCTCGACCACGACGGGATCCGCTGCCGGGCCAACCCCTGGATGTATCCCGGGAGTTGA
- a CDS encoding Ms4533A family Cys-rich leader peptide: protein MSTRHTPSRAAIELALIGVTALCVADIDCR from the coding sequence ATGTCGACCCGTCACACCCCCTCTCGCGCCGCCATCGAGCTGGCGCTGATCGGTGTGACCGCCCTGTGCGTGGCCGACATCGACTGTCGCTGA
- a CDS encoding ABC transporter permease, with the protein MSEAVIAVEAPGVPAPGVSGARQFWRRLRTQRAALVAAAVVALLVLVALAAPLLTAIEGQDPTTYHPTLVDSARGGVPIGSFGGVSAEHWLGVEPQTGRDLFARLVYGARVSLGVALAATVVQVAIGVVVGVAAALGSRWVDQLLSRFTDVIVAMPLMIMALALLAIVPSSFPRPVLVALVIGLIAWGNVAKIVRAQTLTLKGLDYVAAARLSGWGTWRIARRELLPGIAAPVITYAALLVPANISVEAALSFLGVGVKPPTPSWGQMLTAADVWYQAAPQYLLLPAGALFVTVLALTVLGDGVRTALDPRAASRLRVGTGRKREAKV; encoded by the coding sequence GTGAGTGAGGCAGTCATTGCCGTCGAGGCTCCCGGGGTGCCTGCTCCGGGGGTCTCGGGGGCCCGTCAGTTCTGGCGGCGGCTGCGGACGCAGCGCGCCGCCCTCGTCGCGGCGGCCGTCGTCGCGCTGCTCGTCCTGGTCGCGCTCGCCGCGCCACTGCTCACCGCGATCGAGGGCCAGGACCCGACCACCTACCACCCGACCCTCGTGGACTCCGCGCGCGGAGGCGTGCCCATCGGGTCGTTCGGGGGAGTGAGCGCCGAACACTGGCTCGGCGTCGAACCGCAGACCGGGCGGGACCTTTTCGCGCGACTCGTGTACGGCGCCCGGGTCTCCCTGGGAGTCGCGCTGGCCGCGACCGTCGTCCAGGTCGCCATCGGCGTCGTGGTGGGCGTCGCGGCCGCGCTCGGCAGCCGGTGGGTCGATCAGCTGCTGAGCCGGTTCACCGACGTCATCGTGGCGATGCCGCTGATGATCATGGCGTTGGCGCTGCTCGCGATCGTGCCGTCGAGCTTCCCGCGGCCCGTGCTGGTCGCCCTGGTGATCGGCCTGATCGCTTGGGGCAACGTCGCGAAGATCGTGCGCGCCCAGACGCTCACCCTCAAGGGGCTCGACTACGTCGCCGCCGCCCGGCTCAGCGGTTGGGGCACCTGGCGGATCGCCCGTAGGGAACTGCTGCCCGGCATCGCGGCGCCGGTCATCACGTACGCGGCCCTGCTGGTCCCGGCCAACATCTCCGTGGAGGCGGCTCTGTCCTTCCTGGGCGTCGGGGTGAAGCCGCCGACGCCGTCCTGGGGACAGATGCTCACCGCCGCGGACGTCTGGTACCAGGCCGCCCCGCAGTACCTGCTGCTGCCCGCCGGTGCGCTCTTCGTGACCGTCCTCGCCCTCACCGTCCTCGGCGACGGCGTGCGCACCGCGCTCGACCCGCGAGCGGCG
- a CDS encoding ABC transporter substrate-binding protein produces MRQSSVIARRVAAASVSLVVAAGAAACGPEDNDAKSAGGGSTPHKGGTLTVLNSNPQQDFDPARLYTSGGGNVPSLVFRTLTTRNRENGEAGAEVVPDLATDTGRPNKDATVWTYTLKEGLKYEDGTSITSADIKYGIERSFAPELSGGAPYLRDWLVGAADYQGPYKDKKGLSAIETPDERTIVFHLNKPEGEFPYLATQTQFTPVPKGKDTGTKYEEHPVSSGPYKVVKNENDGERLTLARNTHWSVSTDAERKAYPDKIDVRSGLDSSVINQRLAASQGVDAAAVTTDTNLGPAELAKVTGDKELAARVGTGHFGYTNYIAFNPTTKPFDNAKVRQAISYAIDRSSVVNAAGGSALAEPATTFLPDQKSFGYTPYDHFPAGAAGDSAKAKKLLKEAGYANGLTVTLTHSNAKDFETSPEIATAIQDALKKAGITVRLQGLEENDYSDKIHNVKTEPGFFLAHWGADWPSGGPFLAPIFDGRQIVKDGANFNTGLLDDKSVNAEIDAINKLTDLDAAAARWGALDKKIGEQALTVPLFHPVYKRLYGEDVKNVVISDWTGVLDISQVAVK; encoded by the coding sequence ATGCGTCAATCGTCCGTCATAGCGCGCCGCGTGGCCGCGGCATCCGTCAGCCTGGTCGTGGCAGCGGGCGCCGCCGCCTGCGGGCCTGAGGACAACGATGCCAAGAGCGCCGGCGGCGGCTCCACGCCCCACAAGGGCGGCACGCTCACGGTCCTGAACTCCAATCCGCAGCAGGACTTCGACCCGGCCCGTCTGTACACCTCGGGCGGCGGAAACGTCCCTTCCCTCGTCTTCCGTACGCTCACCACCCGCAATCGCGAGAACGGCGAGGCCGGAGCCGAGGTCGTCCCCGACCTCGCCACCGACACCGGGCGCCCGAACAAGGACGCGACCGTGTGGACGTACACCCTCAAGGAGGGCCTCAAGTACGAGGACGGCACCTCGATCACCTCGGCCGACATCAAGTACGGCATCGAGCGCTCCTTCGCCCCCGAACTGTCCGGCGGTGCGCCGTACTTGAGGGACTGGCTGGTCGGCGCGGCCGACTACCAAGGGCCGTACAAGGACAAGAAGGGCCTCTCGGCGATCGAGACGCCGGACGAGCGGACCATCGTCTTCCATCTGAACAAGCCCGAGGGTGAGTTCCCGTACCTGGCGACGCAGACGCAGTTCACGCCGGTGCCCAAGGGCAAGGACACCGGCACGAAGTACGAGGAGCACCCGGTCTCGTCCGGCCCGTACAAGGTCGTGAAGAACGAGAACGACGGCGAGCGGCTCACCCTGGCGCGCAACACCCACTGGTCCGTCTCGACGGACGCCGAGCGCAAGGCCTACCCCGACAAGATCGACGTACGGTCCGGGCTCGACTCGTCGGTGATCAACCAGAGGCTGGCCGCGTCCCAGGGTGTGGACGCGGCCGCGGTCACCACGGACACCAACCTCGGCCCGGCCGAGCTGGCCAAGGTGACCGGTGACAAGGAACTGGCCGCGCGCGTCGGTACCGGGCACTTCGGCTACACCAACTACATCGCGTTCAACCCGACGACCAAGCCGTTCGACAACGCCAAGGTGCGTCAGGCCATCTCGTACGCCATCGACCGCTCGTCCGTGGTGAATGCGGCGGGCGGGTCCGCGCTCGCCGAGCCCGCGACCACCTTCCTGCCCGACCAGAAGTCCTTCGGCTACACGCCGTACGACCACTTCCCGGCGGGTGCGGCCGGCGACTCGGCGAAGGCCAAGAAGCTGCTGAAGGAAGCCGGTTACGCGAACGGGCTGACCGTCACCCTGACCCACTCCAACGCCAAGGACTTCGAGACCAGCCCCGAGATCGCGACCGCGATCCAGGACGCGCTCAAGAAGGCGGGCATCACGGTCAGGCTTCAGGGGCTGGAGGAGAACGACTACTCCGACAAGATCCACAACGTGAAGACCGAGCCCGGCTTCTTCCTCGCGCACTGGGGTGCCGACTGGCCGTCCGGCGGTCCCTTCCTCGCCCCGATCTTCGACGGCCGGCAGATCGTCAAGGACGGCGCGAACTTCAACACGGGTCTGCTCGACGACAAGTCCGTCAACGCCGAGATCGACGCGATCAACAAGCTGACCGACCTTGACGCCGCCGCCGCGCGGTGGGGTGCGCTGGACAAGAAGATCGGCGAACAGGCGCTGACCGTGCCGCTGTTCCACCCTGTCTACAAGCGGCTGTACGGCGAGGACGTCAAGAACGTCGTGATCAGCGACTGGACCGGCGTGCTGGACATCTCCCAGGTCGCGGTGAAGTAG